From the Elaeis guineensis isolate ETL-2024a chromosome 16, EG11, whole genome shotgun sequence genome, the window GAATGTGGCTTAAAGCAGCCTGTCTGAAGTAATACATTAAATTGAATTTTGCTGCTACTCTAGCAACTATCGGATGACCTATGCTTTGTTGGCATTTAGGAGGAACATAAGCTGCTATTTTTTCTGCAGTTACTTGTGAACTGAAATTGTTTGGGATGAGTAATACCCATATTCCTGGTATCTTCGTATAGCCATATTTACCATGCTATATCGACCACAGTTACATGCTCAGTGTTTGCCAATACTTTGGACTATTTGGTAAAGTACTGCCAAAACCATGGCGGCAAATGGAGGGTCTTAATGGAGGCATAAGACCTTATGATTTGGTAATTACTTGGTCTCATTAGGTTTTGTTAGGGGTGGTGCATTATCAGTGGCAGTTTTTGTAATCCACTGTACTGCCTTCCATTTATGTTATCTTAGATCTTCCTGTCCTCTATCTATCCTTAGTACAAGCACTTTCCTTGCTGGGCCTTAAATCTTGATAAACATGGTTATACCATTTTATTCCATTTGCCCCTTCGATATTATTGATTGTTGTAACTTTTTGCTTTGCTTTGCTGGAGTATGTATTTCTAAATCATTCCCATATTCTGCCATGCTGATTTGATATATGCTCGAATTCTCCTTTTGGCCAAATTTGGCTACATGCAACATTTACATCAACGGTGCTCCACTGAGATTTTCCAAGGACAGCAGGACAACCAATGGACTTGGCTACGCTTCTACTAATTGAAAATTTTGTGAATTTTCATGTTTTAGTGACTTGAATTAACATGGTGATACAGAACTTTGTGCATACACCCTGTTGGAGTCAATTAGCAACTGTTGGGATTCACAAGGTTGTCTATGTTTGGCATTCATAGGATCAATTTCCTAGCAAATGGCCGCACATTTAAGTGCTCAGTCTTTAGAAGAGTCACATATTCAACCTCTTTCGGACAAGAAATAGCATTAATAATCACTCTGTTGTTCTAGATGTGTTAGAGGGCGGATGGTCCTGGGTTTTCTTGCATGTTTTGCCTTGCTGCATGTTTAATGGGATATGATCTTTCAATTGGAAGGAAACTAAGATTTAATATGATGAGCACCTGCGGAGGTTAATTTATCTGGCAGCAAAAGCATCCAAAAGTGTtcctagatttttttaattttgttctaATTTGTTCTTGGTTTTTGTGTTTTTAAGTAGGGAGCTTCTgtaaatcattgggttgcctgaTCTTGCAGAAAAAGTTAAGATCAAGGGTAGAGTGTAATCTCTGTTTCCTGCCTCCCATCCTAGTTGGGTGCTCGCTGTATCTCTAAGCCACTAGCCAGCCGGCAAACTATCATCTAAGTTCATGTTTCTGATTCTATTTAAAAAGTCAAGTGGATAGAACTCAACCTTTTTCATCAGTTTAGATCAAGTGCTGAAAATCTTGGCCATCTCTACTTCCCAACACGTTCCCTGGCTCCATTCCTATGATTCAATTGAGCTCTACAGGTTCCTTTTGGTCAGATCATTCTGCTTTCTTTGACAAGCCCTTGGTCCCAGTATTTCTGCATTCTAGCCTTTTTTACATCTGCGTGCCATCTGTCCTTCTTGACCATTCTGACATGCCTTTGGATTGTCGGTCTTCCGTGATCGCTATGGAAGGCACACTTTGCAATGAAAACATGCATCATATGTATCAATATCAAATCGTATGTTGATCTGTTGGGTGCCTAACCCACGATATTAATGGGGTGGAGGCTGTTCCCCTAATGTTTTTGGATACCAAATCTTACCTAAAATGGTGTTTCCGTGTAtcgcaaattttttgatttgcatCCCATCCTTGGCTGTCGCTACTTTATAACTGTGGAGTGCATAAGAAATCTCTCTCCTTTAGATATATGAATTGTTTCATTGGCTCAAAGTATTCTTTGTGGGTAGGTGTGTATGATGCATGTGATGAATTCAGAAACTATTTTATTGATGATTGTGATCCCATCAAGCAATCAAATGAAAGAATTAACCGATAAACGATTATCTCATTAGACAGACAATTGTCCCATCAATTAATGAGTTCCTTTTGATTCTTGTCATGCATGTGATTGACTCGAGATACGTTTATTAGATGGATGGAGGTGGTTCCATGGCATCATTTTTTCACTTGGTGCGTTTAAGCTGTTCCTTTCTAGCGGGGGTATCTGATGGTCGTTTTTCTCAGATAATGAAACAACACTTGGCAAGTATTGTGCGTGTGACTGATCAGGGAAAAAAAATCTCCTTTTGGCGGTGGTGATTGATGGGGATATCATACTTCAGTTCATTCAAGAGCAAAAAATTTTTAGGGGACTTGAAGTAGAAGTGACCTTAAATTCAGCTCACAAATGGTGGCAATATCTTAGTCGAATAGGTAGGTGTATCAGATTTGGTGCCATTTcttttgggttttttttttttttaaatcgaatttgaattaatgtgagcttattgtttctctctttctctttaaaaaaaaaaaaaaaaaaaaaatcctattgagGTGATCGAGTTGGTTTTGTCATATGACTGATAAAAAAGGTCGATCAGCAAACTAGTTGAGTAGGTAAAATTATTGGCGGAATCTAGCTTTAATAGGTCTCTCGTGTCTCAGTTTCATTAACCCATTCCACTTGCTCTTCCAAAGGGTGCAACTTTCCAGTCCTCAGTGTTTATGGTATATACAAAAATGAAAGCAGTAGTCAAACCGTGCAAGTAGAAATTCATTGTGCATAACAATCTCTGAACTCTAGCATCTATTTTACAATGCAAATTATCCAATTTTTGCATACTATCACCATTTACTTAAcattttagtaaaaaaaatttttcaagccAATGGTGATTCTGGTCTAAATTAGGTCTGGTCTAAATTTTAAAAACATCCTATCCATGCTGACCGCATGAATGAAGTTTATTCTAAATTATTTCATTTTTCTATCTGTTCCGTTAAATTGGCGTCATCTATCCTTCCTCATCCTTCTCTGTGCATGCATATGGGGCGTCCATGCTTGCATCCATGATAACAGGAACTCGTAGGTGTGAGCTTTCTCAATCAATGGTGCTTCCCTAGTGAACTTTCAGAAACCAAACCAACTACCAATCATTCCTGTGCCAATGATGCGTGGAATGGAGGAAAAAtaggggagaaaaaaaaaaaaaaaaaaaaaccaaggaAACAAAGtgtcaaaaatataaatcttacATGCACTATTTTGATTTTGTCCCATAAAAAAAAGGTCATCACTTGAACCGACCATGAACCGACCACTGTTAAGAAATTAACATCCGAGAGCGGAAGATGGCCACTGCTAATATAATACTTGAGTGCTTGTTGGGAGATTGCAAGTTTTAAGCATTTAATGGTTTCTTTCTCCGCCACAAAGCTAATGAAGTGGAGTTGGGGAAGTGGGGATCCTTTAACTTTATAGCGTGGGGTTGGCACCGGACACGTTCCAGGTCAAATTGCGAGAGCTCGTCCTGTGCCGGCTCCCACAAGACATGCTTGCGATCGTCCTCTCAGTCCATCTCAGGTGCACTTTAATACTGCCCCTCTTGCTATAGTATATAATTTTGACGGCTTCTCAAGGTCACATCCTAGgagaatgcttctttctttttgattgacGGGGAGAACAAGGACCCACCCAATAATATTAAGCGGAACAGTAATCACCTTTCTTTAATCCATGCTTCTTGTGTTTTCCTTTCAATTTGAGACCAATGGGTGATCGGGATAGTGTCTTCCATTTGTTCCTCCATGAATCTTGATGTTAAAAGCAGTGCCTAAATTATTCTGAGAACAGGTCAAGATCCATTGAACCTTCTCTGTAGCTCACATTATGTTGTTCCCATGGTAAGGCTTATGTTTGGTATTTCATGAAGGTGGCATTTGATAGTGCTGTTTTAGGGGCTAATGGAGAGTTAAAAATAATAATGTGGTGTGAGCGTTAGATACTACGTCCCTCTCGACCGTACTTCCCGTGCATGTGCACTCCTCTATCATATTGCATTATGCATGCCTTTGTTGTTTCGGTAAAACTAACTTTCTAGTAGCGAATGAATGCAGCTCAGGCAGAAGCGGTCGGTGGCCTAAGAAAGACCCTACCAATAGATTAGGCTGCAATCAAAAATACCAGCAAGGACTCTAATGGAACCAATCGATTCGCTAAGCTAGATGGTCCCAAGTTATGGTGCTTTGAACCGTCCAATTGGTCTTATCCTTGACCATCATGACCAACTTAATGATGTTTTTGTACATTTAGTTGCTTGCTTGTGGTTGTTTTTAGCTAGGGAGGGCCAGCCAGGACCATTTTTGCATTCAAGAGGCGTCAAATGGTTGGATGGTTTTGGTAGATTTTGACGGAGATGGAAGATCTAACTAGTAATGGAGAACTAGCTGGATAACTTTTGTGCAGAAAATGAGGTGACTTGGACTGTGAATTGTGACGCTCGTTTATGCTACTGGTTTCAATTTAAGTGGCATGCACTTCAACTTGGAAGGCCATAGCTGAGGTTCAAAACCCGCATTGGCCCTTGAGCCATCAAAAATACTTATCTATGTTATGTTGAGGAAAACTTCATTATTACTAATCTTTACATTCTTATATCTCCAATGCCACATCATCCATCATGCCAATGGTGTAACTGTGTATGTTACTCATTACGTTTTTCCAATGATCTGTGACTCAATTATTATCTGAATACAAATTTTTTGTAGTTCGGAGAATGGATGCTGCGACTTTCGGGCAATTGGTTTAACATGATTACTATTTTGAAGTCATGATTCTTGATGTTCTTTTGTTCTCCTTTTcccaaaaaaaaggagaaaagggaAATCCATCCATGTTATAATTACTTGGATCCAAATGTTTGGAGATAGACTATCTGAGAATTACTGACAGAATCCTTGGTTGTTAAGTGGAGGAATCTGACTGCCAAGTCAGGCTCCACTTCATCTTCATgttctttttcataaaaaaaaattagccacATGTTTTGTAAGCATGATTATGCAAATTAATTAAGAGTGGCAAGTGAAGCTGCAgtgcatataatatatataccaaAACAGAGTGGATAAAAATGTTAGACAGCCTAATTAGTAGATTTTAATATGAGAGTTTTCAGTTCAAACCATGATTGACCTCTCAAACAACTGAACAAGATAGGGCATGAGTGGCAGTTGAAGGACATTTGGAAGCCATGAACTACCTTAATGAAAGGAAAAGCCTCTCCATACGGCTGCTCCCCAACGCATTGATCTATTCTACTGACCCTGACCCTTGGAGATGCGAAACCACAATATCTCATTCTTAATACTAATCCAACATTGTTCTAGGGGCAAGCAAAGTCTCAATTAGAGATTAAACTAATCAGATACTCCAAAGATTTCTTTCCAACATAAAATTGTGCAAGTTGAGCACAAGAAAAGATAGGAGCAGGAAGCATGTTGACGTGGGAATGAGTAATTTCCGCTCCAATGATCAGCACATGCATATTTATTCAACAAACTGCATGATGTTTGCATCGACCGTTTTCACTGTACTAAATATATTCTTAATGCACAAGCCTGCAACTCGAATCTACGCACGAATAGAATAGCAGATTAATTGCGGGCTCTCAATCAGGGATTGGATTGTATGTTTAATACGAAAGAATGATTTCTCTTCTTTCGCGACGTCAACCATTAGATTGCACGATATCTACTTTGACTTCTGTGCAGACAGATGAAAGACTAAGATTGGAGTGCTTTTCAATCTGTGCCAATCACGATCCAATAATTGATGCCATGAAAAAGGATCGATTATTCTATCGTGCGAAACATACAACCCGAACCCTTGTTATTAAAGGTGTTGGAAGAATCTCTCTCATGGGATCCACCTGCATATTTTTTGATCAATTATATATGCAAAGACCAAAGGAAGACCATCTAAGCCAGTTCCTACAATGGCCTTTTCTTCCCTCCAACTTGGTGTCTCAGTGCACCAACTTCTGCCTTGCATTGTTTAACAAAGAAACGTAGGGGAGGTTGGTGAATTGGAACTCGAGATCCGAACCTCTGCCCTAGGAGCCTAGGTTTTGTACTATAGATCTCACCTAGGTAAcctttttctcctttctttcttgttATTTCCATCTAGCCCGGCCACTGGTTCCAATTCCGAATAGATTCAGTTTTGGTTTGAGTGTGTGACCCAACTACACGTTCAGTTCAAATGGTGGTTGCCCCACAGGCCCCTACCTGCAGAGAAATCTACGGTACGTGGTCATAGTGGCCATTTGACCTGGGAAATGGTAATCAAAGTCCCAACCTTCACGCTGCCGGCACCCTGGATTCACTCCTAGTACAAACCATGTCAAAGACTCATCATTTTTTCATCAGAAGAAGTTAAAAAAAGTGGGAAAATAAATCACCATATATACTTTTTATAATTTGTCAACATTTATGCAGTAATAACCGATCTCATCTCTTCTAGCACTAAAACACCAAAAGAAGAGCTAGAGGAAGCTTACAAGGGTTCAACAAAAAATAATAACTCCCccacccttaaaaaaaaaaatccaagtaaaaaaaaaaaaagtttatccaagtTAAGTTAATACGGTGGATCCATCAATCTTTACGCTAACAATGAAACTAGGCTTGTCATCCCCATCCGAAACTCCCGTCTTTGTTGCTTCCTTCCCGTTGCTTTCATCGCTGCCGTCGACGACGACTTTGACTACCAAAGCGTTGCTCTCGACAGCGCCTCTCGCGAGCCGCTGCGCCCGCTCCGCCTGCAGCTTCCAGTCGGTGTCTCGCACCACCGACAGCATCGCCGCCACGCACGCCGCCTGCGCCGCCAGCAACCCCAGCCACAGCCCCGGGAAGTCCAACCCCACGTAGAACCCCAGCCCCACCGCCACCGGCATCCCGAACCCGTAGAACGACACCAGGTTTATATTCGCCGCCGTCCGCGGCCGCGCGCAGCCCCGCAGGACCCCGCACCCAGCCGTCTGCGGGCAGTTCCCGAGCTCGCACAACCCCAGTATCGGCAGCACCGCCGCCGTCAACTTCATAATCTCCGCGCTCTCCGTAAACATCGCCGCCCACGCATTCCGCACCGATACCGCGAAGACGAGCGCCGCCAGGCCTAACGCCGCCCCGCACGAGAGACCGACCGCCGCCGCCCGCCGCGCGGGGTCCGGCCGGTTTGCACCGAGCTCGTTGCCGACACGGGTGGACACGCCGTAGCTTAACGACGAGGGGAAGATATATAGGAGGGAGGTGGTCTGGATGAGGATTCCCATGGAGGCGACGGTGGATTTCGGGTCGAGGAGGAGGCCGCAGAGAAGGATCATGATCTCGTACCACCACCACTCGAGGCAGACCGAAATGCAGCTCGGTATCGCGAGGCCGAGCAAAGATTTCCAGGCGGTGAAGCCATCTTTCGTATGATGCAGCTCACCATCATCGCCAGTGGTAGTGTTGTGGATGCCAAAGAAGTAGATGAAAATAACCAAGAGGATGAGAAGGTTGAGGTTGGCGAAGACTGATGCGAGAGCGACGCCTTGGATGCCGAGTTTTTGAACGGAGACGAGGAGGTAGTTGATggggaggtggaggaggagagCGAGGGCGGCGCAGTAGGTGAGAGGGATGGTGATGGACTGAGCACGGAGGTAGATGCGGAGGGGGTGGAGGAAGGATTGGAGGAGGAGGTCGGGGAGGGAGGAGAGAATGTAGGAGCGGGCGGCGGCGGCGATGTCGGGGTCTTGGCCGCAGAGGAGGAGGAGACGGTGCATGGAAGCCCAGAGGGCGGCGATGGGGAGGGAGGCggtgaggaggaggaggacggtGCGGCGGAGGGCGAGGCGGAGGAGGGGGGAGTGCTTGTCGGCGCCGAAGGCCTGGCTGCAGATGGGCTCCATGCCAGTGGCGAGGCCGGAGAGGATAGAGTAGCCGGTGATATTGGCGAAGCCGATGGCGAGGGTGCCGCCGGCGAGAGGGAGGCGGCCGAGACGGCCTAAGAACAGcatggagatcatggatcgagagtAGAAGAGGAGGCCGCTGAGGACCATGGGGAGGGCCAGGGATAGTATGGACTTGGTCTCGACCAGGGCGAGGGCGAGCTCGCCGGGTTGCCTCGGCTTTAAAATGGGCGGGCTCGGGTGCTTGTGGTCGACCAAGGAGGCGAGTAGTGTGCGGTTTGGTGATAGGGTGTTGGAGTCGCACATATTTTGGTTGGTGTGAGGGGAGGAATTGAAGAGAGGCTTTGTTGGGGTTTTTGGTTGCAAAGACAAGGGGGGGGGGGAGTATGGAGTTTTGTACCAAGGGAATGGGAGGGATGGAGCTTTTATAAAGGGAGCTAGCTTTATCCGTTGAGGTGTTCCAATGGAACACCTTTTTGGAAAAAAGGAGGCAGGAATTAAGCACATATGCTGATGTTTTCCGCTGCTAGAACTAACTGAAATGTGTCCATTGGAAGGTGCACCCTAGCCATACTCTTAGAGATCTAACACAAGGTTGGATCATGGGTGGGTTATTAAATGTGTCCATGCTGATGTTTTGCATGTGTTCCCGCGACCTCCCACTCAAATTATTTAATGTTTCTTATGGTACATgtgtgcttttcttttttttttattattattattattattattttctttctttctttctttccaccAACCCTCCTATTGGAAGAGGAATAGAGCGGTAGACTTCAATGTTCGTTACCTACCTATCCTATTGTTCTAAAATCAGATGATATTAACAATTTTAAATGTGAACAGAGGATCGATAGAACAGATCTAGATGAAAtcgaagaagaataaagagatttgagaagatagaaagaagaaaaatataacacGCATAAATTTGTATGATTGATTTAGCTACAAACCTACTTCTATGGAtgagatagatcaaaaatttcAAGATAAACATAACTTTTCAACTAATGGTGCTCCACCGATGATGACTTTTAGATCCATGCGTGTAATGAAGGttggaggaagaaaaaagaaagaaaaaaagaaaactccAGGAATGCAAGGTTTCAAGAATAATATTACAATCAATTCTGTGATTCCTCAAGTAGTACCTTAATCTACTCCACAAAGTCATCTTCTTAATTTGTCTCTACTCATCTAAGAGGTAATACAAAATATCATCTCGGTTCAATTATTTTAATGGTAAAAAGAAGTTCCAAGCACTGTTAATGAAATCAACACCAGAATGGAGATATACAGATGGACACTGTTATATAATACATCAAGTCATTGCTCAAGCATTGTAAAGTTCTATACATTTAATGCTGTCATTTTACAAAGCTAATGAAGTGG encodes:
- the LOC105059329 gene encoding protein DETOXIFICATION 49-like → MCDSNTLSPNRTLLASLVDHKHPSPPILKPRQPGELALALVETKSILSLALPMVLSGLLFYSRSMISMLFLGRLGRLPLAGGTLAIGFANITGYSILSGLATGMEPICSQAFGADKHSPLLRLALRRTVLLLLTASLPIAALWASMHRLLLLCGQDPDIAAAARSYILSSLPDLLLQSFLHPLRIYLRAQSITIPLTYCAALALLLHLPINYLLVSVQKLGIQGVALASVFANLNLLILLVIFIYFFGIHNTTTGDDGELHHTKDGFTAWKSLLGLAIPSCISVCLEWWWYEIMILLCGLLLDPKSTVASMGILIQTTSLLYIFPSSLSYGVSTRVGNELGANRPDPARRAAAVGLSCGAALGLAALVFAVSVRNAWAAMFTESAEIMKLTAAVLPILGLCELGNCPQTAGCGVLRGCARPRTAANINLVSFYGFGMPVAVGLGFYVGLDFPGLWLGLLAAQAACVAAMLSVVRDTDWKLQAERAQRLARGAVESNALVVKVVVDGSDESNGKEATKTGVSDGDDKPSFIVSVKIDGSTVLT